The genomic stretch ATCCTGTCATACACAAATAAATATTGCAAAAATATTAGGTAAAGCTAATTTTTATCATTTGAACATAAATATACTGATTACGATTGCATTAACCTCGATCTTGACTTGCCATCTTAacataaatactccctcctttttTTTTACTTCTCAAAATATGTGAGGAGAAACGATCCtttgaaatttgaaacaaaatcttctGAAGTTATGTTGAACTAACCTAGAACGATAGACATGACTTAAAATAACCATGCATAACCCGACCAAAACACAACCAGATCCGAAAGACTTGACTAGAACCTGGCCCAAATGACCTGTCTAATGCCAGTTTCTTGAACTATATATTTCGGAgagatctaggttaattaaactGAGGCTAAACTTAATCGACTATAGAGTGTGTGTTACCAATGAACCTAAGATTATTGGCCAACTCTCAATTTATTTTACTTGTTTTAGGAAACTAAATAATGAAAATTAATGATGGCGtatttcaaatcaattaatactCGTTTTTATTATTTTCTTAGCCGTACCATATGTAACCGGATGATCAAGTATATCCATGATCGCCGCGAAAGTGTCGCCAAAGACAAAAGTGGCATTCGGGTGGGTCGTATTAAGTTGATCAACAAGGTTTTTTAACCTTGCGTTGAACATTTGGGGCGCATCATTGCTGAAATCAAGGCATTTACCAGCAGGAAGTCGAGCTACAGTTTTTTGAGAAGGGGTGCAACCAAGAGGCCCTACTCCCGCTAAGAAAAACCTTCTCAATCCTAGATCGTATAGTGCCTGTATGATTAAAAGTAAAAACTTCAGTAATATATGTCAATTTAGCTAATTTGGCAAATTGAAAGGCTAGAGTTCATACAATATACTCCGTATTTGATTGTAGTTTGTCTCAATAGTAATCAAATATTTTGGGCTCGTGTATTATCTCAATGACAATCAAATTGTCTATGGCATTATGAATAATGATAAACAATTCAATTGTATGTGTTTACTATTGCTTCATATCACAAACAATTTaatgagtcatgttatttttgtaTTGCAGTCACGGTTGGATTCACTAGAGTGAGGTAAGTTTTGGATGGCCTGTGATAAAACTTTGTCGGGAAagggaaaataactaaaaatgtgttaaatgtTAGTACTCTGTAAAATAAAAGGTCCCTAAATACATGAAAGATTATTTTTTTAGGCATAAGGTCTTTACTGCGGATTGATCACTTTTGACACACTTTCTAGATAGTTAGTCTTCTTAAAAGTATACTTGTAATTTTATATATCATACGGAGTATTATGCATCTTTCAGTTGACACGTCAACAAATATAATTTTTGCTTCatttctctacttcattttgaaatatTAAAAGGGAAAAGTACAGAGCATGAGAAAGATGATCTTCATTATTCTAGACGAACTCGACCACCCTCTTATAATCGTATAATTGATTAAACTTGAGTCTTGTTAGCATTTgtttacaaaataaggtaaattgTAAGTGTAAAGGAAAAAGTTAAAGGGTAAATCGTAAGCATAATTACCAAAACTTGCTTAGAATATTGGTTGATGACAATATCAGCATACTTATCAGGCTTGAATTTGGAGCTTGTGCGGTAAGAAGGATTGAGGTAATTATTGATATAGTCATTGCTTCCAAGTATAATAACAGCCAGCGCCTTTGATAAATAATCTACTAACTTATCATCATTCATTTGGTTCAACAATTGATCTTTCGTGATGTTAAAATTCTCAACCTGTTGTCTAAAGCTAAACCTAGCCCCCTGCCATATATCACACGTATGATCTTATTTAACTAATCAAAATCAATATGTCAAAATTCTGAGGTTAAAAATATTTCGCAAATAAGCAAATATACATAAATCTGTAGGCAAAAGATTTTTACTAAATTATATTTTCGATCAAAagtagtactccctccaaattaaAGTGTTTGcccatttcattaaaatacaagACTCATATAATAGGGAAATAGAGCAAACACTTTAATTCGGGGGGAGTATAAGAATGTAAAAAAAAACTAAGGAAAAAATTTGGTCAGAttgattattaaaaaaaaaagtattattTGCCTCATTGAAATTAAGAAAATGGCTCCTTAAGTGAAAAATCTTGTATCATCCACTACTATAAAAGATTATAAACTACGTATATTTAAAAAGAAAATGTACATAAACAACCGAGAtacttaaataaaaaaaattgtaaactGGGATAAAGAAAATCGATCAGAGAAATATCTCTTAAGTGAAAAATCCTACATCCACCACTTATAATAGATTTTCAATTTGCTTATACTTAAAACGGAAATGTTAAGAAATAACCGGAGCACTTAAATAAAAACAATGTAAATAATGACTCGCATATAGAAATTGAATCGAACAGattctttcctttttctttttaaaataaaaaaatttgtaTTAGGACTCTCTAATCTTTTAATTTGTGTTTCACCGTTCTTTTGAAAGAAACCAAAATGAtatgagaaatttaaagaatatTTTACCAGTGCTTGCCCACTTTCTTCGAGGATTCCTCCAGCAGCCGATGCATAGTTTACACCATATATGATGTCTCTATCCGTAGCAAAAGGATTGGCGTAAGGTGGGATATAAGGAATCCCTATTAGTTCAGCTGCACGCAAAAATGGTAGTTTATTTTTCGGCTATATTAGAATAAAATTGTTATTCAAGGTTGTTTTTCCTATTAATTTAGTTTGATCGTCCCATAAAAAAGGTCAATATCAATAATGTATTTTCAAGAATTTACAAGGTTTCTTCTTTAAATTCTTAGGTGAAAAATTCATGTTGGATTTGGCCGAGCTTGTGTTCAACCCAAGCCCACATTTAATCACCTTTATAAAAAATTATTGAAGAAATATCTCAATCCAAAACTCCCATAAATAGTTAAACTCATTTGATTGTATTAATCATTGTCATCTTATACACTCCGtgattaataattaatatatataatagaGCACTAGAGTCCATTGATCTTTCATCTTATTTGCAGTGagcaatttttttaaaaaaaaaaaaattaacgtaGATCTAGAAGGTATAAAGCTAGTCTAATATGAAGTGGCTAAGCTACAAGGCGATACTTGGATATGTAACCTATTTTTCATAGAACTTTATATAAACACGGGAAGTGATTGATCTAAACACACTTAATGAATATCAAAGTAAATTTGTTATCTTAAAACTATAGATCTAAAGTTTATGGATAAATTGACGGAAAACATGCATGTTTTCAACCATAAGTTGATAAGGAGTAAACAAAATTAGAAGTGTTAGACTTACATAAATAGTCGATAATGATTTTGCCATTACTAAATCTTCCTGTAGGCCCTAAATAAAAATCAATCCCATAAGGATAAAAGTTTGCCTTTGCACGAGCATCGATGTAATTATTATTTCCATTATCAACTAGTGAATCTCCAAACACATACATGGCTGTAAATTGTTGGTTGCCTACAACTTTGACATGCAAAAATCCAAAAATCATAACACAAATATTAAGCCATTTCAATACGTCTAGCCTTATTCTGTTACCACACAAATTTTCCATCTTCGAAATTATCTTTTTGTATATAAATTTATCTAATTGCAAGAAATATAATTAACAAATGTATGAGGTTCATTtctaaaaatgagcttttataatGGGGAACCATCACAAATTCTTACTTTTATTCCCAAATTTTCTCAAACTTTTGTTATCACTTTTTCCTCATTGTTAGAACTTTTTCAACCTATAATGTGGAAAAAAGGGTAATGGCATACATTACAAATAGTATGGTTCACAAAATCTGTGGATTATGGTGTCCAATATATTAATCAAAGGTAATTATTGTTAGATGCATTATTTCTTGAACGTAAAGTAAATCTATGGGAGGCATAATGCATATATGCTAGTATGCTACATGCTATTAACAAATTATTCTCACAAGAACAAGCAAGTAACAAAAAAACATGTCCTTCTTAGAAAGCATGTTAGACATGCAACTGTTCAAGGAAACAAGCTTATAATCAGGGTCGTCTCTGACATTTCGGGGACCCTGTGCGAGATTTACAAAATAGGCCCCTTAATTATTAGTAATATACTTTATATTTTATAAAAACATAAAATAATTTTTAAATAAGGATTGAAATctaattttacaaaaaaaaaaaaaaaaatttaatttaattggGTTTAAAACAAAAAGACACTTTAACAGGGTATAAATAACTCGTTTGAATCTAAAGTAATATCAATTTGGTAGTATCTTGGTAGTATATCAATGGTGTTCTAATAACGACCCAGGTTCGAGGTTCGAGCCTTCGTTGAggcttatttaatttaattttcaaaacaaaattaaagtTCAAAATGACGGCTTGTAAGGATCGAACACGGTATGCTAGGACAGTAGTGCCGCCTAATTACTAGTTGTGCTACAAGATTTCAGATGATTTACATTTACGACAAATAGTAtatataacaataataattagTATACAGTAGGCAGTAGCTGCGCCAATAATTGGGCCCTTTAAAACTAGGGGCCCTGTTCCACCGCACGACTTGAACACCCTTTGAGCCGGCCCTACTTATAATTATATGTGTGAAAGTCGTATCTATTTAGAATGCCAAGTTAATACCATAttggaaaataaaggaaaaagaggaaaaaaacaaGTATCTCAACTTAATAGAAATATCTTAATTAAGAACTTAACTCCAAATCTTCTGTATCAATTATAACGAATAGTACGAGTAGTTATAAATTATGAAAGAAGTCTGGTAGAGGAAAATGTTAGAGACAATTCTAGGATTTGGTTATGAGTGTgtaaaaaaatcaacaaattatgagcACTAAGATGATGGTTAGCAAGGAGAGTATGAATCAGTGGCGGACCCAGAACATTTAGAATCGGAGtacacaattaaaaaaaaaaaacaatacaaCAAAATACGTAAAAATAAATATCATCTTACAAAATAAACATGTCACAAAAAATCACAAATACTAAATATTCAAAGCCATCCTAGAGATTTCATGTTCTGAAAATGCTTCAATACATCATCATCACCAGTAACCTGCACAAATTATTTTTCTATATATGTAACTAAAAAATAATTTAAGAGTGGATTACCCATGTTATTACTCAACCTATTCTTCACAAATGTCATAGAAGAAAATGTTCTTTCAACACTTGCCATCGCTAATAGGAGTATCAACACAAACTTTAAAAGCTTATAAAAAAGTGGATAACAAACATGTTTATTTGTTTCAGCAAGCAACATAGAAAGCTCGCTAAGATTCTTCAATTTTTGAAATCTTGAATCTTGTTTCATGTCACTCTCATAGATAtcaagttcaaacacaagagtaTCTTTATCAAAAGAAGAGAAATCATCGGGATAAAACTCAGCAAGCCGCATCAATTTTTTCGTGAAAAGAAGCAAATGAATTAACCGGGCTCAAACAAGCCATACACAAAATTAACTCCGTATTTACCTCGTTAAAGAGATCATTAAGTTTAAGAAGTTGCTAAATAACACTTAGAAACACATCGATGCGAAATCGTTGAAGGTTGGTGTTGGTACCAACGAAGCGTCTCGATCTTTCATGATGGGCATAAGAATCACTCATACTTAGAATATCAGTATTACGTTTTGCACAAAAAACACACACACATTGAAAGAAATTATCACATTCATGATCCGAAGTGTTTTGCAAATGCTTCTTAGTCAATTCAACAAGAGTCATTGCATTAGCAATATCTTGGTCTTTTCTTTTTAGTACCTCACATAAACAATTAGTATACCCAAAGATGACTTTCATCAAATGTAACATGAAGTTGAACTCAAATGACTCAAGGTGATCCACGACACTTTGAGCTTTAACACGATCTTCATTAGTTTTTGCATCGTCACAAGTGTTGGATTTATGTCCATAGTCCAATTAGGGTAACCCGGTTTATATTCTATGTAACCGTAACGTTTTGCTAGAAGACGCTTACGGACCGAGTCATAAATGAGTTTAAAGAATCGTGTAGAATTAAACGGGCACATTGGGTCACACCGAAGTTGAATATGATGTTTCTTATTTATTTAGAAATATGGCTCTAATTAGATTAGGCACAGCTGCTATTAAGGTAAGGGTTTAATTAGGAAGCTGAGTAGTTACTCCCCTATATATACAGATATACGAGTAGATACCAATCTAATCCCGGTGATGGTCACTGGACAGTTGCCAAGAATATCCTAATGTATCTGAAGAGAACTAAGGATATGTTCTTGGTATTTGGTGTGGATGAAGAGCTCGTTGTAAGTGGTTACACCGATGAAAGTTTTGACCGATAGAGATGATTCTCGATCTCAATCGAATATGTATTCTTGTTAAATGGTAGAGCTTTTTGTTAGAAAAGTTCCAAACATGATACTGTGGCTGAATCTAAAATGGAGGCTGAGTATATTGCTGCTTTAGAAGCGGCAAATGAAGCTGTTTGGatttgaaaaatttgtttgtgaACTTCGAGTGATCCCTAGCATTTCTAGCCCCATAGACGTTTATTGTGATAATAATGGTGTTATTTCACAAGTTAAGGAACCGAGGTCACATTAAAAATCCAAACACATAGAGAGAATATATCACCTTATCAGAGAGATCATTGATAGAGGTGATGTTAAGATATGCAGAGTACCAACTGATGCAAATGTTGTAGATCCATTAACAAAGCCTCTCCCGCAGTCTAAACATGAGAGTCATAGAACTGCCATTGGTCTAAGATGCATTATCGAGTGGTCTTAATCCTATTATGAGATCTTTGTTTTAGTGGCAGTTTATTTGACATGTTTAATTGGATGTATGTaacatttatttcatttatttaataaaattattatttgattttattcattttattgtttaattgaatGATTGTTCCACAATAGTCCACATTGATAAAATATATCACTAAGTACGTGACTTAGTTTTGAAACTCTATTTGGATGATATTTTCTGTTATAGTCTCTAATCATGACATTAAACTGGAACACTAAAAATGATTAGTATATGAGCTGGTTGATGACTAAGTTCCTTAAGTCATGATATTGGGATATCAAACCAGGCATATGGGTACatgtttgagaacatgtattagacATGCCCGTTAAGAACTTTACTAAGGATTCGCTTAATGTCAGTAAAATTTCTTATCGTTAGTTAGTAATGAATATACAGTTTTTGGACCTGAGTTTTTCACTATTCTGTACATGCTaagtagcttttttttttttttttttttttttttttacattgtcAAACGTCAGCCGCGACTGGTGACTATAACGATAATGCTTGGACTTGTTATGAATCATGTGATAGGATGTGGTTAAACAACATGGGATTTTTTTCTTCCTCACTGAAGGAAGTTTATTGTTTCTGGCCTCTCGAAGAATGTGAATTGTAAAATGCGTGGCCGCGCTCAGACGAGGTGATTGTCAGTTGTCTGCCTTAACTATTCAACTCATAGATTCGAGAAAAATGATTGGGACATATAAGGTTGACACTTTTCCTGCCATAGTCTTGATTGGAACAATAGAAGCAAAGATACATGTTTAATTAGACACAGTACAAGTGGGAGACTCTTGGATTTATGTCCAAAGTCCAATTAAGGTAACCCGGTTTATATTCTATGGAACCGTAACGTTTTGGTAAAAGCCGCTTACGGACCGAGTCTAAAATGACTTTAACTTGCACTAATCTCTTGGAAATGATACCTGTAAAACCGATTACCTTTCCTCTTAAACTCTTTCATTTTAATGAGAAACAAAAATATCACTCAACATCTTCATCCTCTTAATCAATTAAAAACCCTAAATTGATTTCCTCACCTCTAAATTATTTTTCCCAAATTGATTTCTTAACAAATCTAAATATTTCATCTTCCTCTATAAAATTCTCTTAATCACACTAGAAACCTCTAAAAACCCTTGTTTATTTTCGGTGACAAATCTTCACTATCTTCATCTCTCACTCTAAAAACTTCATATTCATCCCTGCAACAAACATTCATCATCAAATCTGCATAAAAATATGCATCTATCTCAAGTACATTGAACACAACCATCCTCAAATCTATGTCCATCTCTCTTCCATTAAGACTTAGCTAGATCATTTTCATCCCTATAACAAACATTCTTATACCCGGTAAAATACAATAGGGccaatttttttcattttaacTCAAGCAAATTCATAATCAATCTCCGTTTACAACGATCAACCCATCCAGCCACCACCTAATACCTCTTCCAATACCAAACCAACTATCGATCATTCACCATAATCGCCAAACACCACTCCAAAATCCCATGAAAATTCCAAGAAGATGAACCTCTCCATAATCACAGTTAAATAAGGTTTATTATTGCGTTTGTTGAGCTATCGAGGTGCATCTTTGTATTTTTCTCTGCAGGTTTACGAGGTTGATAGATCAATTTTTCGTGGGTAAGATTGAAAAGGCTTTAACTTCAAAGATTGATAAACAAGAAATTAACCTTCTACTGGTTAAGATACCCTTTGTTTCTTAGTGGGTCCTTTTCATTTATATACCTtttaataaatgttttttttttggaatttgcTGGAAATGTTGTAGATATACAAGATTATTTAATTTCTGGGTATTAACCTATTTATTGATATGGCAAGTGGGAGATATTTTGGAGGATTTGAAGGGGATTAAAGCATAAGAGAAAGTCCAGAACTTTTATAAATCCTTGTATTTGTTATCGAATGTGAGTTTATTTGTAAGCCGAGTCTCACAAGTCACAATCACGCATCTTGTATGGTTGTTGTTGGAGTTGTTTGATTTGATGAGAAAAATGAAGAATAAAGATAAATGAATAACTAAGAGGAAATGAAGAATTAGGAGAGAGAATGAAAGATGaagaaataaaagggaagaaagaaaGATAAAGGAGGAACTAGAAAAAAAAATGATATGTTGAGAAACCGGCATTAAGAGGTCAATTATAGCCGGGGTCTATTACAAGTTAAATTACGTCAAAGATGAGATTATTCCCAGTTAAACACGAGgatagattaatatgagaagaggcGCATAAGATgaattattcccatgaaataacccAAAAAAGAAATGAGTAACAAAGAGGAAATAGACTTGTAGAAGGATTATTAAGTACGCCCGAAAAATTGACTCCAAGCAGAATCGAACACGCCACCTCTAAACTCTACCCTAGATTCTTATCCGCTGAGCCACTTAAGTTATACTAAGAGTTATAGAACATATATTGTATATATCTTTGCTGTCACggatttttttattaaaataaaatccgCCAACCAAAAGTGCGCACGCGGGGCGGTATGCGCTCCCCTGGGCCCGCCCCTGGTATgaataattatacataatttttttttataacatTACCTATCGAATTAAATAAAAGTAAGGAATCTAATAAAATGATATTGTACTTTCCCCTTTTTTCATATTTTGGTTTTTTTA from Silene latifolia isolate original U9 population chromosome 5, ASM4854445v1, whole genome shotgun sequence encodes the following:
- the LOC141655565 gene encoding GDSL esterase/lipase At1g71250-like translates to MENLCGNRIRLDVLKWLNICVMIFGFLHVKVVGNQQFTAMYVFGDSLVDNGNNNYIDARAKANFYPYGIDFYLGPTGRFSNGKIIIDYLSELIGIPYIPPYANPFATDRDIIYGVNYASAAGGILEESGQALGARFSFRQQVENFNITKDQLLNQMNDDKLVDYLSKALAVIILGSNDYINNYLNPSYRTSSKFKPDKYADIVINQYSKQVLALYDLGLRRFFLAGVGPLGCTPSQKTVARLPAGKCLDFSNDAPQMFNARLKNLVDQLNTTHPNATFVFGDTFAAIMDILDHPVTYGLSVIERACCGVGVNNAEKMCLPLLIPCLNRDQYAFWDAFHPSQVVHRILALKAYNGQQNESYPINLKQMAQLKI